In Anseongella ginsenosidimutans, one genomic interval encodes:
- a CDS encoding dihydrodipicolinate synthase family protein, with translation MTKKISGLLAAPFTPMHPDGAINTSKIPAMVDLLVNNGITGIFICGSTGEGPSLTVSERKELAEAFVDAAGKRLKVFVHVGHNSLADARDLAAHAQQTGADFISATPPAYFKISSTDMLVQSLAMIASGAPELPLYYYHIPSLTGVGLDMVDFLEQAGQAIPTLAGIKYTAPFVYEFQSCMNYAGKKYDVLYGSDEMLLSALATGSKGFIGSTYNFIAPLYRELINSFNSGKLEAAQALQLTSVDIVRVINKYGGLRAQKTMMKLIGMDCGPVRLPLRPMDAQETMEMEKDLQQATFFDWASKLDAQPH, from the coding sequence ATGACAAAGAAGATCAGCGGGCTACTTGCCGCCCCGTTCACCCCCATGCATCCTGACGGTGCAATCAATACGAGTAAAATTCCTGCAATGGTGGATTTACTGGTGAATAACGGAATTACAGGAATATTTATCTGCGGGAGTACCGGGGAAGGCCCCTCGCTGACGGTTAGCGAACGAAAAGAATTGGCAGAAGCCTTTGTAGATGCCGCCGGGAAGCGCCTGAAGGTATTTGTACACGTAGGCCATAACAGTTTAGCCGATGCCCGGGACCTGGCCGCCCACGCGCAGCAGACAGGCGCCGATTTTATTTCAGCCACTCCGCCTGCCTATTTTAAGATATCTTCAACGGATATGCTGGTGCAAAGCCTGGCAATGATTGCCTCCGGGGCGCCCGAATTGCCCTTATACTATTATCATATCCCATCTTTGACAGGGGTGGGTTTGGATATGGTTGATTTTCTCGAACAGGCAGGACAGGCAATTCCCACACTGGCGGGGATCAAATACACGGCGCCTTTTGTCTATGAGTTTCAGTCCTGCATGAACTATGCCGGTAAAAAGTATGACGTGCTTTACGGCAGCGATGAAATGCTCCTTTCAGCGCTTGCCACCGGATCGAAGGGATTTATCGGGAGTACCTATAATTTTATTGCACCTTTATACCGTGAACTGATCAATTCTTTCAATTCGGGGAAACTCGAAGCGGCACAGGCCCTGCAGCTAACATCAGTGGATATTGTAAGGGTCATCAATAAATATGGAGGGCTTCGCGCTCAGAAAACGATGATGAAATTAATAGGAATGGATTGTGGCCCTGTTCGGCTGCCGCTCCGCCCGATGGACGCACAGGAAACGATGGAGATGGAAAAGGACCTGCAGCAGGCCACCTTTTTCGATTGGGCCAGCAAGCTGGATGCGCAGCCACATTGA
- a CDS encoding sulfatase: protein MKGYLTTYLLTIGVMALPVYLFAQPAAPPSRPNIVFILADDLGWSDIGCYGNPSISTPNLNKLAREGMLFSDAYAPAPICSPSRAAFLTGKSPARLHFEFVSKPDGSKAPAGTRLQQPAYPRDLPLEEITLAEAIDSTYATGFFGKWHLTQENDRYLGWGDTFGPLQQGFDKGSEGLGSHPYAYSKEEKKTFGNFQRGEYPEDALTGEAVAFLKSVKGRPFLLYYSMYYVHTPVQTRCRWLYDKYKKLQGAAATEKSIHYAAFVETMDGYVGQLLEALEETGQAENTVVIFTSDNGGHPSFTARGKLKGSKWNLYEGGVRVPMIVRWPGVVKPGSICRIPVTGVDVFPTICSITGAKTDPPRARDGADITPLLRDPSGAGWKREMLYWHFPYYHPDFVNTKPQSSIREGRYKLLYFYEEGRTELYDLSRDPGEGRDLSLAMPGKAARMKDSLFDELQKVKARFPLVRN, encoded by the coding sequence TTGAAAGGGTATTTAACAACTTATTTATTGACCATAGGCGTGATGGCACTGCCTGTATATTTGTTTGCACAGCCTGCCGCCCCGCCTAGCCGGCCTAATATTGTTTTTATCCTTGCCGACGATCTGGGCTGGTCCGATATCGGATGTTATGGCAATCCGTCCATATCCACGCCAAACCTCAACAAGCTTGCCCGGGAAGGGATGCTGTTTTCCGATGCTTACGCACCTGCGCCTATCTGCTCGCCCTCCAGGGCCGCGTTTCTGACGGGAAAATCACCAGCCAGGCTGCATTTTGAGTTTGTGAGCAAACCCGACGGCAGCAAAGCGCCCGCAGGCACACGCTTGCAGCAACCCGCCTACCCCCGGGATCTGCCGCTGGAAGAAATTACGCTGGCAGAAGCCATTGACAGTACGTATGCAACCGGCTTTTTCGGTAAATGGCATCTTACGCAGGAAAATGACCGTTACCTGGGCTGGGGCGATACGTTCGGCCCTTTACAGCAGGGCTTTGACAAAGGATCGGAAGGGCTGGGGAGTCATCCTTATGCTTACAGTAAAGAAGAAAAGAAGACATTTGGTAATTTCCAACGTGGGGAATATCCTGAAGATGCGCTGACCGGCGAGGCGGTTGCCTTTCTAAAATCCGTCAAAGGCCGGCCTTTCCTGCTCTATTATTCAATGTACTACGTGCATACGCCGGTTCAAACGCGCTGCCGGTGGCTGTATGATAAATATAAAAAGCTGCAGGGAGCAGCTGCGACGGAAAAAAGTATCCATTATGCGGCCTTTGTGGAAACCATGGACGGGTATGTGGGCCAATTGCTGGAGGCGCTGGAAGAAACAGGCCAGGCAGAAAATACGGTAGTGATTTTCACCTCGGATAACGGAGGCCATCCTTCTTTTACCGCCCGGGGGAAGCTGAAAGGCAGTAAATGGAACCTTTATGAAGGTGGAGTCCGGGTACCTATGATCGTTCGCTGGCCCGGCGTAGTGAAGCCGGGGTCGATATGCCGTATTCCGGTGACGGGCGTGGATGTATTCCCGACGATTTGCAGTATTACAGGCGCTAAAACCGATCCGCCAAGGGCACGGGACGGAGCGGACATTACTCCCTTGCTTCGGGACCCTTCCGGCGCGGGTTGGAAAAGGGAAATGCTTTACTGGCATTTTCCGTATTATCATCCCGACTTTGTCAATACCAAACCCCAGTCTTCCATTCGGGAAGGCCGCTATAAACTCCTCTATTTTTATGAAGAAGGACGAACCGAATTATACGACCTCTCAAGAGATCCGGGCGAAGGCCGGGACCTTAGTTTGGCCATGCCGGGTAAAGCGGCACGGATGAAGGATAGTTTATTTGATGAGTTGCAAAAGGTAAAAGCAAGATTCCCCCTGGTAAGAAATTAA
- a CDS encoding dihydrodipicolinate synthase family protein has translation MKPLSAKEIYGNWATLLLPVNADNSIDYPALEAEIDLLIFMNVNGIYSNGTAGEFYNQTEAEFDRVSGILADKCNAAGMPFQIGCSHMSPLLSLERLRRAVSLKPSAIQVILPDWFPPGMSEIIDYLEVMAAAAGPVGLVLYNPPHAKKQLCPEDFGCILEAGIPLAGCKVAGGDKEWYRTMKELVPGLSLFVPGHHLATGYTLGAAGAYSNVACLHPGIAQQWYQQMKTDIDKALELEKRIQQFMNECIVPYIREQAYSNQAVDKFMAALGGWTPITPRLRWPYKWIPEAEVAAAREHGKRLLPEFFRTHAHV, from the coding sequence ATGAAGCCATTAAGCGCCAAAGAGATCTACGGAAACTGGGCGACCCTCTTATTACCCGTTAATGCGGATAACAGCATTGATTATCCCGCGCTTGAAGCGGAGATTGACCTGCTGATCTTTATGAATGTAAACGGAATTTATTCCAATGGCACAGCCGGTGAGTTTTACAACCAGACGGAAGCGGAATTTGACCGCGTGAGCGGCATCCTGGCAGATAAATGCAATGCGGCCGGAATGCCCTTTCAGATCGGTTGTTCGCATATGAGCCCGCTCTTGTCGCTGGAACGCCTGCGGCGAGCCGTTTCGTTGAAGCCCTCGGCCATCCAGGTGATCCTTCCCGACTGGTTTCCGCCCGGCATGTCCGAAATTATTGATTACCTGGAGGTGATGGCAGCGGCCGCAGGACCCGTCGGTTTGGTGCTTTACAATCCTCCGCATGCCAAGAAACAACTTTGTCCGGAAGATTTTGGCTGTATCCTGGAAGCAGGTATTCCCCTGGCCGGCTGTAAGGTGGCCGGCGGGGATAAGGAATGGTACCGGACCATGAAGGAACTCGTTCCCGGCCTTTCCTTATTCGTGCCGGGCCATCATCTGGCAACGGGCTACACGCTGGGAGCAGCGGGCGCCTATTCCAATGTGGCCTGTCTTCATCCCGGGATAGCGCAGCAATGGTACCAGCAGATGAAAACCGATATAGACAAAGCCCTGGAGTTGGAAAAGCGGATACAGCAGTTTATGAACGAATGCATAGTTCCCTATATCCGGGAACAGGCTTATTCAAACCAGGCGGTGGATAAATTCATGGCCGCCCTTGGAGGCTGGACGCCTATCACACCGCGGCTGCGCTGGCCATATAAGTGGATACCTGAAGCGGAGGTAGCAGCTGCCAGGGAACACGGGAAACGGCTGCTTCCGGAATTTTTCAGAACGCATGCCCATGTTTAA
- a CDS encoding sialidase family protein, translating to MNKTKNVFALCFLAGAAYLTPAPEALAQAGRAASQETADQMELFSSGEDDYDTYRIPAIVTSTEGTLLAFCEGRKDHGGDAGNIDIILKRSEDGGATWSEQQVIWDDGANTCGNPCPVVDEETGDIFILMTHNLGTDHEADIIKGTSESTRTVWVAKSSDDGRTWTTPADITATTKKKEWGWYATGPGVGIQIKHGPRKGRLVIPSDHSYDDPNGNVRGGPYEYGSHAIYSDDHGKTWQLGEAIRPKVNECQIVELADGNGTLLMDMRSYFNRACRTHAISYDGGSTWTSPKDAPELVEPVCQASILRYSWPGRKSESVLLFLNPASTSKRHNMTIRASYDEGKTWPVIKTLFTGPSAYSSLGKLPDGTILALYEAGKKRPYESIIFQKLDPDELLK from the coding sequence ATGAATAAAACGAAGAACGTATTTGCGCTCTGCTTTTTGGCCGGCGCAGCTTATTTAACGCCGGCGCCGGAAGCTCTGGCACAGGCTGGCCGGGCGGCCTCACAGGAAACCGCTGATCAAATGGAACTCTTCAGCTCGGGAGAAGATGATTACGATACCTACCGTATTCCTGCCATCGTAACAAGTACGGAGGGAACGCTTTTAGCCTTCTGCGAAGGCCGGAAGGACCACGGAGGGGATGCGGGCAATATTGATATTATTCTGAAACGCTCTGAAGACGGCGGGGCAACCTGGAGCGAACAGCAGGTCATCTGGGATGACGGCGCCAATACCTGCGGGAATCCATGCCCCGTAGTGGATGAAGAAACCGGCGATATTTTTATACTAATGACCCATAATCTGGGGACTGACCATGAGGCGGATATCATTAAGGGCACATCGGAGTCAACCCGCACCGTATGGGTGGCTAAAAGCAGCGATGATGGCCGTACATGGACCACTCCCGCTGATATTACCGCTACTACCAAGAAGAAGGAATGGGGTTGGTACGCCACCGGTCCCGGCGTGGGCATCCAGATAAAGCACGGCCCCAGGAAAGGCCGCCTGGTGATTCCCTCCGACCACAGTTACGATGATCCCAACGGAAATGTAAGGGGCGGGCCCTATGAATACGGTTCTCATGCTATTTACAGCGATGATCATGGGAAAACATGGCAGCTGGGTGAGGCCATCCGGCCGAAAGTGAACGAATGCCAGATAGTGGAACTTGCTGATGGGAACGGAACCCTGTTAATGGACATGCGTTCCTACTTTAATCGCGCATGCCGCACACATGCCATCAGTTATGACGGCGGCAGCACCTGGACCTCCCCCAAAGATGCACCGGAACTGGTAGAGCCGGTATGCCAGGCAAGCATTCTCCGTTATTCCTGGCCCGGGCGAAAAAGCGAAAGCGTGCTATTATTCCTGAATCCCGCAAGTACTTCAAAACGCCATAACATGACCATTCGGGCAAGTTATGATGAAGGGAAAACCTGGCCGGTCATAAAAACCCTGTTTACCGGCCCTTCGGCCTACTCCAGCCTTGGAAAGCTTCCGGATGGTACCATTTTGGCCTTGTATGAGGCGGGAAAGAAGCGGCCTTACGAAAGCATTATTTTCCAGAAACTGGACCCGGACGAGCTACTTAAATAA
- a CDS encoding RagB/SusD family nutrient uptake outer membrane protein has translation MKTYYKLFCMLMLTGALTGCADKLDLVPVSDITSSGFWNTEDDCKAYLTGIYDQLRDNYGHDDDGTTYNTTLYFEDRSDSFQPGDIGPVTEAWSQSLTASNAPDWNGWYNLIYHCNLLLTEIEGISFREEAEKNQIKAEAHFLRAFAYFSLARIWGEVPLELEPILGPDVELKARAPLEEVFGQINQDIEQSLGLFPESGFSDKNRGSRPAALALKADVKMWTGKVLGGGSADFEAAIQAIDEIAAAGATLLDGPDKLANYRDLLSSGNKKNEEIVFSIFFDYQETNYRGDLYQMYATTLASWGINVQGADNYDELPVTEANRARAVYAPSEKLRNMLEEYPADVRDEIVIIDAIDGGDTILTCFNKFRGSVYDDRYFDDDIIVYRWGGLLLLKAEALAALNRPAEAVTELNKIRSRAGAPAYSGAMTKAAVEKAVLDERWRELVAELKRWPDLVRFHHGGTINIYEEVPNLNGKSGYPLYFPVHQSVLDNNELITQTDGYID, from the coding sequence ATGAAAACCTATTATAAATTATTCTGCATGCTGATGCTGACCGGCGCTTTGACCGGTTGCGCCGATAAACTGGACCTTGTTCCGGTTTCGGATATCACTTCTTCCGGTTTCTGGAATACCGAAGATGACTGCAAAGCTTATTTAACAGGAATTTACGATCAGTTAAGAGATAACTACGGGCATGACGACGATGGCACCACCTATAACACCACCTTGTATTTCGAAGATCGCTCTGATTCCTTTCAACCGGGCGATATCGGCCCGGTAACAGAAGCCTGGAGCCAAAGCCTTACTGCTTCCAATGCGCCTGACTGGAACGGCTGGTACAACCTGATCTATCATTGCAACCTCCTTTTGACGGAGATAGAAGGCATCTCCTTCAGGGAAGAGGCGGAAAAGAACCAAATAAAGGCGGAGGCACACTTTCTACGGGCATTTGCCTACTTTTCCCTGGCCAGAATATGGGGCGAGGTTCCCCTGGAGCTGGAACCCATCCTGGGGCCCGATGTTGAATTAAAAGCACGCGCCCCGCTGGAGGAAGTATTTGGGCAGATCAACCAGGATATTGAGCAATCGCTTGGTTTATTCCCCGAAAGCGGCTTTAGCGATAAGAACCGGGGCAGCCGCCCTGCCGCGCTGGCTTTAAAGGCCGATGTGAAAATGTGGACAGGAAAAGTCCTGGGAGGCGGAAGTGCTGATTTTGAAGCTGCCATCCAGGCCATTGATGAAATAGCTGCAGCCGGCGCCACCCTGCTGGACGGACCGGATAAACTGGCTAATTACCGGGACCTGCTCTCTTCGGGCAACAAGAAGAATGAGGAGATCGTTTTTTCCATTTTCTTCGATTACCAGGAAACCAATTACCGGGGCGATCTTTACCAGATGTACGCTACCACGCTTGCTTCCTGGGGAATCAATGTACAGGGGGCTGATAACTACGATGAATTGCCGGTAACCGAGGCCAACCGGGCGCGGGCCGTATATGCGCCAAGTGAAAAGCTAAGAAATATGCTGGAAGAATACCCGGCTGACGTACGGGATGAGATCGTGATCATTGATGCAATTGATGGCGGCGACACTATTCTTACCTGTTTTAATAAATTCCGTGGCAGCGTTTACGATGACCGCTATTTTGACGATGACATCATCGTTTACCGCTGGGGCGGCCTGCTGCTGCTGAAAGCGGAAGCATTGGCTGCCTTGAACAGGCCGGCCGAAGCTGTGACGGAATTGAACAAGATCCGTAGCCGTGCCGGGGCTCCTGCTTATTCAGGGGCAATGACGAAAGCCGCCGTGGAGAAGGCAGTGCTGGACGAGCGCTGGAGGGAGCTGGTTGCCGAGCTGAAACGCTGGCCGGACCTGGTCCGCTTCCATCATGGCGGAACCATCAATATTTATGAAGAAGTTCCGAATCTGAACGGGAAAAGCGGGTACCCGCTGTATTTCCCGGTGCATCAGTCTGTATTGGATAATAATGAACTGATCACACAAACGGATGGGTATATTGATTAG
- a CDS encoding sialate O-acetylesterase, whose product MKNLRTLLLAGLLLFSGGARAEITLPAIIGNNMVLQRQSDVKLWGKANANAQVSVMTSWDEKQYSTKADAAGNWKLTVQTPAAGGPYEINFRENGRDGGQKGASITLSNILIGEVWVCSGQSNMEMPLKGYRNQPILNANEILTTAGEPMIRLFHLERAASATELFDCKGAWEVSSAGSAVSFSAVGFQFAKKLQAILGVPVGVIQTAWGGTPIEAWTDKESLSAVPGIEIPFPSDSVEAGRLVSTCLYNGMIAPIAGFGIKGFLWYQGEANRARPGQYAQLMEAMVTGWRKKWGNDSLPFYYAQIAPYDYPTHAATVPYLREAQLKAMELIPFSGMAVSMDVGSSETIHPPDKTTIAERLLYWALAKTYDMEGIACEGPVYKSMKIDGNKVLLSFENAPSGFVVKSQGFSCFEIAGADKTFYPATAEISKGGILVQSDKVDKPVAVRYAFKDWVEGDLYNTAGLPASSFRTDDWPAE is encoded by the coding sequence ATGAAGAATTTGAGGACGCTGCTACTTGCTGGTTTGCTGCTGTTTTCCGGCGGGGCCCGGGCGGAAATTACCCTGCCCGCCATTATCGGGAACAATATGGTGCTTCAGCGGCAATCCGATGTGAAGCTTTGGGGCAAAGCAAACGCGAACGCGCAGGTTAGCGTGATGACCTCCTGGGATGAAAAGCAGTATTCCACGAAAGCGGATGCGGCGGGGAACTGGAAGCTGACCGTGCAAACCCCTGCTGCCGGTGGCCCATACGAGATAAACTTTCGTGAAAACGGGCGCGACGGAGGGCAAAAAGGCGCTTCGATAACGCTTAGCAATATACTGATTGGCGAAGTATGGGTGTGTTCGGGGCAATCCAACATGGAGATGCCCCTGAAGGGTTACCGGAACCAGCCAATACTGAATGCCAACGAGATCCTGACAACGGCCGGCGAACCCATGATCAGGCTTTTCCACCTGGAGCGGGCGGCTTCGGCCACGGAACTCTTTGACTGTAAAGGGGCCTGGGAGGTTTCTTCCGCCGGATCAGCCGTGTCCTTCAGCGCGGTAGGTTTTCAATTTGCCAAAAAGCTCCAGGCAATACTGGGTGTTCCGGTAGGCGTTATTCAGACCGCCTGGGGCGGCACGCCCATAGAAGCATGGACCGATAAAGAAAGCCTTTCTGCCGTTCCCGGGATTGAGATCCCTTTTCCGTCCGACAGCGTGGAGGCCGGACGGCTGGTATCCACCTGCCTGTATAACGGAATGATCGCGCCCATTGCCGGATTCGGTATAAAAGGTTTTCTCTGGTACCAGGGAGAAGCCAACCGTGCCCGTCCCGGGCAGTACGCACAGTTAATGGAGGCGATGGTCACGGGATGGCGAAAAAAATGGGGAAATGACAGCCTGCCTTTTTATTACGCCCAAATAGCGCCTTATGATTATCCGACCCATGCGGCTACGGTTCCTTACCTGAGGGAAGCCCAGCTGAAAGCCATGGAGCTGATCCCTTTTTCAGGAATGGCCGTAAGCATGGACGTGGGAAGCAGCGAGACCATTCATCCGCCGGATAAAACAACGATTGCTGAACGGCTGCTCTATTGGGCGCTCGCCAAAACTTATGATATGGAAGGCATTGCTTGTGAAGGCCCCGTATATAAGTCCATGAAAATTGACGGAAATAAGGTACTGCTTTCTTTTGAAAACGCTCCTTCAGGATTTGTCGTGAAAAGCCAAGGCTTCTCTTGCTTTGAAATAGCAGGCGCCGACAAAACCTTTTATCCTGCTACGGCAGAGATATCCAAAGGAGGGATCCTTGTGCAAAGCGATAAGGTTGATAAGCCGGTGGCGGTCAGGTATGCCTTTAAAGATTGGGTAGAAGGGGATTTGTATAATACGGCCGGTTTACCGGCATCGTCTTTCCGCACAGACGACTGGCCGGCGGAATAA
- a CDS encoding sulfatase family protein, with translation MNYLASQIFHLKFAALVILGLLPLSYFPQGGPGVAEALPQTKHVTGKPNILWICADQQRWNTINALGNEYVRTPNLDRLVKEGTAFNYAHCTAPICTPSRASFLTGMYSSTLHATKNGAAYWPETAPLVTKMLKDAGYDCGLAGKFHLSSAQVNNPEKRPEDDGYRMFSYSHSPHQGGDQNQYLVWLKKQGYEFEDLKKLPGEKQAALDQTTWCTNEAIDFIEQDRREPWLMSLNIYAPHGPNDPPAHILERFDVESLPGPVFRESDLEQKSVFNDVMFQSKPRHPDSINARLRQARYWAEIELIDENIGRLLETLEKTGQLGNTLIIFTSDHGDMLGDHGLVNKGCRFYEGLVRVPLIFWWPGQLKQNQQSDALVSLIDIAPTLLEIAGEEVPEHMQGRSLLPILKGEANPDHFREFVRCEFYSTIGDVKGRKASYATMIRTKEYKLVNYHGHSSGELFDLGKDPDEFENRWDDPDYQKIKMELMKKSFDETVFAIDTGPEKIGRY, from the coding sequence ATGAATTACCTGGCATCTCAGATTTTCCATTTAAAATTTGCCGCCCTTGTGATCTTGGGCCTGCTCCCGCTTTCTTATTTTCCCCAGGGAGGGCCGGGCGTCGCAGAAGCCCTGCCGCAAACAAAGCACGTTACGGGAAAGCCTAATATCTTATGGATCTGTGCCGACCAGCAGCGCTGGAATACCATAAATGCCTTAGGGAACGAATATGTCCGCACGCCGAATCTCGATCGCCTGGTAAAGGAAGGAACGGCTTTTAATTATGCGCATTGCACCGCACCAATCTGTACCCCCAGCCGGGCCAGTTTTTTGACGGGCATGTATTCTTCTACTCTGCACGCTACCAAAAACGGAGCAGCCTACTGGCCGGAAACCGCGCCGCTGGTCACTAAGATGCTGAAAGACGCAGGATATGATTGCGGGTTGGCGGGGAAGTTTCATTTGTCCAGCGCCCAGGTCAATAACCCGGAAAAAAGGCCTGAGGATGACGGGTACAGGATGTTCAGTTATAGTCATTCCCCGCATCAGGGTGGCGATCAAAACCAATACCTTGTATGGCTGAAGAAACAGGGCTACGAATTCGAAGACCTGAAGAAGCTTCCGGGCGAAAAACAGGCGGCACTGGACCAAACTACCTGGTGTACCAACGAAGCCATTGACTTTATTGAACAGGATCGCCGGGAACCCTGGCTCATGAGTTTGAATATTTATGCTCCGCACGGGCCCAATGATCCGCCGGCCCATATTTTGGAGCGTTTTGACGTGGAGTCCCTGCCCGGGCCGGTCTTCAGGGAGTCGGACCTGGAGCAGAAAAGCGTCTTCAATGACGTCATGTTCCAGTCAAAACCCAGGCATCCTGACAGCATTAATGCGAGGCTGCGGCAAGCCAGGTACTGGGCAGAGATTGAGCTGATTGATGAGAATATCGGCCGCCTGCTGGAAACGCTTGAAAAAACCGGGCAGCTTGGAAATACCCTGATCATCTTTACATCCGATCATGGAGACATGCTTGGCGATCACGGCCTGGTTAACAAGGGCTGCCGTTTTTACGAGGGATTGGTGCGTGTTCCGCTGATCTTCTGGTGGCCGGGCCAACTCAAACAGAACCAGCAAAGCGATGCCCTGGTGTCGCTGATCGATATTGCTCCCACCTTGCTGGAGATCGCCGGCGAGGAAGTTCCGGAGCATATGCAGGGCAGAAGCCTGCTTCCTATTTTGAAGGGCGAGGCAAACCCGGATCATTTCCGGGAGTTTGTGCGATGTGAATTCTACAGCACAATTGGCGATGTAAAAGGGCGCAAGGCAAGCTATGCGACGATGATAAGGACTAAGGAATACAAGCTGGTGAATTATCACGGCCATTCAAGCGGCGAATTATTTGATCTGGGAAAAGATCCGGATGAATTCGAGAATCGCTGGGATGATCCGGATTATCAAAAGATCAAGATGGAGCTAATGAAAAAAAGCTTCGATGAAACGGTATTTGCAATTGACACCGGGCCTGAGAAGATCGGCAGATACTAG